A single window of Psychromonas ingrahamii 37 DNA harbors:
- a CDS encoding DUF4113 domain-containing protein encodes MTTSNSPFDKQPRSFKIFKHFTPATNSTPELIKAINKNLDSLFQTGIQYYRIGMGLLGLSSEQHQQFELFNAHKDDGVLMKLLGNINQRYGTNAAFIASQGTNEKWAMRRQFLNAVHNELA; translated from the coding sequence TTGACCACATCAAACAGCCCTTTTGATAAACAGCCGCGTAGTTTTAAAATCTTTAAACACTTTACCCCTGCAACCAATAGCACACCTGAATTAATCAAAGCGATCAATAAAAATCTTGATTCACTTTTTCAAACGGGTATCCAATATTACAGAATTGGTATGGGTTTATTGGGTTTAAGCAGTGAACAGCATCAACAATTTGAACTGTTTAATGCGCATAAAGATGATGGTGTATTAATGAAATTATTGGGTAATATTAACCAAAGATACGGTACAAATGCCGCATTCATCGCCAGCCAAGGGACAAATGAAAAGTGGGCAATGCGACGACAATTTTTAAACGCAGTGCACAACGAACTGGCATGA
- a CDS encoding SEC-C metal-binding domain-containing protein: protein MCSEDKNVQYLIRILNGRVGIKQESRREWLEKSSIKPHDFPVVSNESRLLVKLGRNEPCHCRSRLKFKKCCLK from the coding sequence ATGTGTTCAGAGGATAAAAATGTTCAGTATCTAATTAGAATACTTAATGGGAGAGTTGGAATTAAACAAGAGTCTAGAAGAGAATGGTTAGAAAAATCATCTATAAAACCACATGATTTTCCAGTAGTCTCTAATGAATCCAGACTGTTAGTGAAGTTAGGCCGGAATGAACCTTGCCATTGTAGGTCTAGATTAAAGTTTAAAAAGTGTTGTTTAAAGTAG
- a CDS encoding cryptochrome/photolyase family protein, which translates to MTAKHLRLILGDQLNPMHTWFEHIDADVVYVIAELHQEANYTKHHVQKISAFFAAMANFAQDLESKGHRVCYLTLDDSAAYQDLPQLIKALVARYACQSFTFQRPDEYRLRAQLAGMSAQLALPVVEVDSEHFLLPFDELPSHFKAATHVRMENFYRLMRKRFSILMTGLKPAGGAWNFDANNRQSFKQADLKLIPKPLVFDNSADEYLQRIKQHNINTIGHESANVAYPINRQQSLVLLDYFCQHQLANFGNFQDAMTVASPYAWSLYHSRLSFSLNCKMLSPMEVIETALIAYQDSAGKITLAQIEGFVRQILGWREYVRGMYWVNMPNYAEQNFLGAKRNLPAFFWNADTKMQCLKSAISQSLEHAYAHHIQRLMITGNFSLLAGIAPSQVDDWYLGIYIDAIEWVELPNTRSMALFADGGWIATKPYAASGNYVNKMSDYCKNCHYKVKEKVSSNACPLNSLYWNFIDQNYDKFASNHRMSFPIRNWDKVDPAQKIAIREKAAELLNDLDKL; encoded by the coding sequence ATGACGGCAAAACACCTCAGGCTTATATTGGGTGATCAGCTCAACCCTATGCACACTTGGTTTGAACATATCGACGCTGATGTTGTTTATGTCATCGCGGAGCTTCACCAAGAGGCAAACTATACCAAGCACCATGTGCAAAAAATAAGTGCATTTTTTGCTGCCATGGCTAATTTTGCCCAAGACCTTGAAAGTAAAGGCCATCGGGTTTGTTACTTAACCTTAGATGACAGTGCAGCATATCAAGATCTTCCACAGCTGATAAAAGCATTAGTTGCACGTTATGCTTGTCAAAGCTTTACCTTTCAACGGCCTGACGAATATCGCTTACGAGCTCAATTAGCAGGCATGTCAGCGCAGTTAGCTTTACCTGTGGTTGAAGTCGACAGTGAACATTTTTTACTGCCTTTTGATGAGTTACCTAGTCATTTTAAAGCGGCAACGCACGTAAGAATGGAGAATTTTTATCGCTTGATGCGTAAGCGTTTTTCTATTTTGATGACGGGCTTAAAACCGGCAGGTGGTGCATGGAACTTTGACGCGAATAATCGTCAATCATTTAAGCAAGCTGATCTCAAACTTATCCCCAAACCTTTGGTATTTGACAACTCAGCAGACGAGTATTTACAGCGTATAAAACAGCATAATATTAATACTATCGGGCATGAGTCGGCCAATGTTGCTTATCCCATTAATCGGCAACAATCCTTAGTATTACTGGATTATTTTTGTCAACATCAGCTGGCTAATTTTGGCAATTTTCAGGATGCAATGACTGTCGCGTCGCCCTACGCTTGGAGTTTATATCACTCGCGTTTAAGCTTTTCACTTAACTGTAAAATGCTCAGCCCAATGGAGGTAATTGAAACTGCGCTTATCGCTTATCAAGATTCTGCGGGTAAGATCACATTGGCGCAAATTGAAGGTTTTGTTCGGCAAATTCTAGGCTGGCGAGAATATGTCAGAGGTATGTATTGGGTTAATATGCCGAATTACGCAGAGCAAAATTTTTTAGGTGCTAAGCGCAACTTGCCTGCTTTTTTCTGGAATGCTGACACTAAAATGCAGTGTTTAAAAAGTGCGATATCACAATCACTGGAGCATGCTTATGCCCACCATATTCAACGGTTAATGATCACAGGAAATTTTTCTTTATTAGCCGGTATTGCGCCTAGCCAAGTTGATGACTGGTATTTAGGCATCTACATAGACGCGATTGAATGGGTAGAACTACCCAATACTCGCAGCATGGCGCTTTTTGCTGACGGTGGTTGGATTGCAACAAAACCTTATGCAGCAAGTGGTAATTATGTGAATAAAATGAGTGATTATTGTAAAAACTGTCATTATAAAGTGAAAGAAAAAGTCAGCTCAAATGCTTGCCCGTTAAATAGTTTATATTGGAACTTTATCGACCAAAACTATGACAAGTTTGCCTCAAACCATCGCATGAGCTTCCCTATCCGTAACTGGGATAAAGTTGACCCGGCGCAAAAAATTGCCATCAGAGAAAAAGCGGCCGAGTTATTAAATGATTTAGACAAGTTATAG
- a CDS encoding bactofilin family protein has product MGLFSSKTGTTDQHSTATVIATGCSITGTVQLACDIQIDGEVEGKIISEKSIVISHSGKVKGEVYANNVIINGTLEGTVHADSIEILEKGQINGSIYTDKLSIDKGGLFLGNTNPRKNDQVTSISSNEKEMLIKPENKSSHEKEMLIKPESKKNINK; this is encoded by the coding sequence ATGGGATTATTTAGTTCAAAAACAGGAACAACAGATCAACATTCAACTGCAACTGTTATCGCAACTGGATGCAGCATTACTGGTACAGTCCAATTAGCATGCGACATTCAAATTGACGGTGAAGTTGAAGGGAAAATAATCTCTGAAAAATCAATTGTCATTAGCCATTCAGGTAAGGTCAAAGGCGAAGTTTATGCTAATAATGTCATCATTAATGGCACTCTAGAGGGAACTGTTCACGCAGATAGCATAGAAATTTTAGAGAAAGGTCAAATTAATGGATCGATATACACTGATAAGTTAAGTATCGATAAAGGGGGATTATTCCTAGGCAATACTAATCCTAGAAAAAATGATCAAGTAACTAGCATCAGTAGTAACGAAAAAGAAATGTTGATAAAGCCTGAGAACAAAAGTAGTCACGAAAAAGAAATGTTGATAAAGCCTGAGAGCAAAAAAAACATCAATAAATAA
- a CDS encoding DUF6482 family protein, which yields MQLSEIKLAISQHGTHPTIISYADSNHYLLGIKDEKGSFQGARNKTGVLLILNSIEQAKDLLKQQGIHYAIIEIQTAYDEMVGDGKDDHCRYRAEF from the coding sequence ATGCAACTATCTGAAATCAAATTAGCCATATCCCAACACGGTACACATCCGACGATTATTAGCTATGCCGACTCCAATCATTACTTACTGGGTATTAAAGACGAAAAGGGCAGTTTTCAAGGCGCCCGCAATAAAACAGGGGTGTTACTCATTCTTAACTCAATCGAACAAGCTAAAGACTTATTGAAACAACAAGGTATTCATTACGCCATCATAGAAATTCAAACTGCATATGATGAAATGGTCGGTGATGGTAAGGATGATCATTGTCGTTACCGAGCTGAATTTTAA
- a CDS encoding DUF2256 domain-containing protein, with product MHKKLLLPHKNCLTCKKDFLWRKKWQANWEHVLYCSERCRRNKNTINSSLNSSIDSPKKS from the coding sequence ATGCATAAAAAATTATTGTTACCCCATAAAAATTGTCTCACCTGTAAAAAAGATTTTCTATGGCGCAAAAAATGGCAAGCCAATTGGGAGCATGTGTTGTATTGTTCAGAGCGATGCCGGCGCAATAAAAACACGATTAATAGTTCACTTAATAGCTCAATCGATAGTCCAAAAAAGAGCTAA
- a CDS encoding PEP-CTERM sorting domain-containing protein: protein MSKLLQAAIITASILSAHAANAALINILEDQTNAYAQVTYYPGGSKDCDSCLVTNPGTTIETFSGPIFPGGVFSGYHLTGDRTAYISDGNMIDSTSYSSINYAGRGILPGYEFTVNAGWMGGLGYGSGMALAETTMNLKFLVTEGDSSIYLFAEAMGGSAMLSLYDETSGILVWDFFYRGSADSAEIPLYSNHIYDLTGSLDIYTPFSGDPEARFAFEFEDKLTLASVPAPSTVTIIMLGLMGLGFQRVRENA from the coding sequence ATGTCAAAATTATTACAAGCAGCCATTATAACTGCTAGCATCCTATCTGCCCATGCAGCTAATGCGGCATTAATAAATATACTGGAAGACCAGACTAACGCATATGCGCAAGTGACGTATTATCCCGGCGGCAGCAAGGACTGTGATAGCTGCCTTGTCACCAATCCCGGCACAACCATTGAAACATTTTCCGGTCCTATTTTTCCTGGAGGAGTATTTAGTGGTTATCACCTTACGGGAGATAGAACTGCCTATATTTCCGACGGAAATATGATTGATTCCACTTCATATTCATCTATCAACTATGCCGGTCGGGGTATCTTACCTGGTTACGAATTTACAGTAAATGCTGGATGGATGGGTGGCCTTGGATATGGATCTGGTATGGCCTTGGCTGAGACCACTATGAATCTGAAGTTTCTAGTGACAGAAGGTGACTCATCAATATATCTATTTGCGGAAGCGATGGGCGGATCCGCAATGCTGAGTCTCTATGATGAAACATCGGGAATTCTAGTCTGGGATTTCTTTTATAGGGGTAGTGCAGATAGCGCTGAGATACCTCTTTATAGTAATCATATTTATGATCTAACAGGCAGTTTAGATATCTATACCCCGTTTAGTGGGGATCCTGAAGCTAGGTTTGCATTTGAATTTGAAGACAAGCTAACTCTGGCAAGCGTGCCTGCACCCTCAACGGTAACAATAATAATGCTTGGTTTAATGGGATTAGGTTTTCAGCGCGTTAGGGAAAATGCATAA
- a CDS encoding SEL1-like repeat protein, whose product MSLLGKIYLHGLYDATVDIDVALKLLEEAAEKNEPGAIFELAQYYLKSNKFEDAFEYLNMSASLGSPMAKFLLAKNIIDGVFKDENNNDVEQ is encoded by the coding sequence ATATCGTTACTGGGGAAAATATACTTGCATGGTCTTTATGATGCCACTGTTGATATTGATGTCGCTTTAAAGTTATTAGAAGAGGCTGCTGAGAAAAATGAACCAGGAGCTATATTTGAATTGGCTCAGTATTATTTAAAGTCTAATAAATTCGAAGATGCATTTGAATATTTGAATATGTCAGCAAGTTTAGGCTCTCCTATGGCTAAGTTTTTACTTGCTAAAAATATAATTGATGGTGTTTTTAAAGATGAAAATAACAATGATGTTGAACAGTAA
- a CDS encoding IS5 family transposase: MPRLMLTDKRWEMLLHLMKSTGRIYNKPEHRNTFEGILYRLRTGIPWRDLPKEFGGWSSIFRRFNLWSKKGILSYLFKELAKDSDFDWVFIDGSIIRAHQHSTGAATTDSECIGKSRGGNATKIYLAVDSNGFPIYFELSEGQRNDITHAQSLVEHTCQAKIVIADKGYDSDIFRAFIESEGMESVIPKRKYNGEKQKDVDWCLYKYRHLVENAFGRIKHFRSISTRYDKLARNYASMVSLAFMMMWLPMYC; this comes from the coding sequence ATGCCTAGATTAATGTTAACTGATAAACGATGGGAAATGCTACTTCATTTAATGAAAAGCACAGGTCGTATTTATAATAAGCCAGAGCACAGGAATACTTTTGAGGGAATTCTCTATCGACTTAGAACGGGTATTCCCTGGCGAGATTTACCCAAAGAGTTTGGTGGCTGGAGTAGTATCTTCAGGCGTTTTAACCTTTGGTCTAAGAAAGGTATTTTATCCTACCTATTCAAAGAGTTAGCAAAGGATTCCGATTTTGATTGGGTGTTTATAGATGGTTCAATCATTCGTGCTCATCAACATAGTACAGGTGCAGCTACAACAGATAGCGAATGTATAGGTAAAAGTCGTGGCGGTAACGCTACAAAAATTTATCTCGCGGTAGATAGCAATGGTTTCCCTATTTATTTTGAACTATCGGAAGGTCAAAGAAACGATATAACACATGCTCAAAGTTTAGTAGAGCATACCTGTCAGGCTAAAATAGTGATTGCAGATAAAGGGTACGATAGTGATATATTTAGGGCGTTTATTGAATCGGAAGGGATGGAATCAGTTATCCCTAAACGGAAATATAACGGTGAAAAGCAAAAAGATGTTGATTGGTGCCTATATAAATATCGCCATTTAGTAGAGAATGCATTTGGCCGCATAAAGCATTTTCGTTCTATATCAACCAGATATGACAAGTTGGCTAGAAATTATGCCAGCATGGTATCACTGGCATTTATGATGATGTGGTTACCGATGTATTGTTGA
- a CDS encoding MarC family protein, protein MIETAGLALATFFATIGPLDVAAVFAALTANQTDQQKRTVAIRGTLIGTAILVAFALVGELLLSSLGISLAALRAAGGILLLLIGIDMVFARSSGGTSTTDDEEKEAISKTDISVFPLATPLIAGPGAMGSAILLMANQHGDLTGQVIIIFSLLAILFLTFISLLLASKLQNLLGITGMHVITRVMGVLLTALAVQFIFDGIKQSGLVAL, encoded by the coding sequence ATGATTGAAACTGCAGGATTAGCACTAGCAACATTCTTTGCAACGATAGGGCCATTAGATGTTGCCGCGGTATTTGCTGCGTTAACAGCAAATCAAACTGATCAACAAAAACGGACGGTGGCTATTCGTGGCACGCTAATTGGTACCGCTATTCTGGTAGCATTTGCGTTGGTCGGAGAATTGCTGTTATCTAGTCTCGGTATATCTCTTGCAGCACTGAGAGCTGCCGGTGGTATTCTTTTATTGCTTATCGGTATTGATATGGTGTTTGCGCGGTCTTCAGGAGGTACATCTACCACCGACGATGAGGAGAAAGAAGCGATCTCCAAAACGGATATTTCAGTTTTTCCATTAGCGACACCTCTAATTGCGGGACCAGGTGCAATGGGATCAGCTATTTTACTTATGGCTAATCAGCATGGAGATTTAACGGGTCAGGTGATAATCATTTTCTCGCTATTGGCAATCTTGTTTCTGACATTCATATCGTTGCTGCTTGCAAGCAAGCTCCAAAATTTGCTTGGCATTACGGGAATGCATGTCATCACCCGTGTTATGGGCGTATTGTTGACTGCCTTGGCAGTTCAATTCATTTTTGATGGCATTAAGCAAAGTGGTCTGGTTGCCCTCTAA
- a CDS encoding M23 family metallopeptidase, whose product MKDKSIITISTINGTRGFHLAPWHFKTFKIVSALIVFFFLALTINLFELSDKMDQVTLSENQLISQANKLQHQLISQENTLQGTITDLSDEKLELKQDINQRDSMLDKFYTRLNNLENYLEGDSSLNDTKQNLGASESIDSRLNAATINSALRINFLRNVPNGSPVKKARLSSQFGYRTHPVTKKRKKHRGLDFAVNTGTPIYATADGVVEMARKSNLGSGNFLRIQHSHGFSSSFSHMKSFKAHSGQFVEKGQLIGYSGNTGMSSGPHLHYEIRFVGRALDPLNFVRWNNDNFDTIYEKEKGIKWDYLVQKQEQQINIQLQLLSQLDAALLVQSN is encoded by the coding sequence ATGAAAGATAAATCAATTATTACCATCTCTACCATTAATGGTACAAGAGGGTTTCATCTAGCCCCATGGCACTTTAAAACATTTAAAATAGTCTCTGCATTAATTGTATTTTTTTTCCTAGCTCTCACCATAAATTTATTTGAGCTCTCTGATAAAATGGACCAAGTGACTCTTTCTGAGAACCAATTAATAAGCCAAGCAAATAAATTACAACACCAATTAATAAGCCAAGAAAATACATTGCAAGGTACCATTACTGATTTAAGTGATGAAAAGCTAGAACTTAAACAAGACATAAATCAACGTGATTCTATGTTAGATAAGTTTTACACACGATTAAATAATCTAGAAAATTACTTAGAAGGTGATTCTTCGCTTAATGATACAAAACAAAACTTAGGTGCCAGCGAAAGTATTGATAGTCGTTTAAATGCAGCAACCATAAACTCAGCACTCAGAATCAACTTTCTACGCAATGTACCTAATGGATCACCAGTAAAAAAAGCTCGATTATCATCACAATTTGGATACCGCACTCACCCTGTGACCAAGAAACGGAAAAAGCACAGAGGTTTGGATTTTGCAGTTAATACTGGAACGCCTATCTATGCCACTGCAGATGGTGTTGTTGAAATGGCAAGGAAAAGTAATTTAGGCTCTGGAAATTTTTTACGTATTCAGCATAGCCATGGTTTCAGTAGTTCTTTTTCTCACATGAAATCTTTCAAAGCACACAGTGGTCAGTTTGTTGAAAAAGGGCAATTAATTGGATATTCTGGCAATACTGGTATGTCTTCAGGTCCGCACTTGCATTATGAAATTCGTTTTGTAGGACGAGCCTTAGATCCACTCAATTTCGTGAGATGGAATAATGATAACTTCGATACAATATATGAAAAAGAAAAGGGAATAAAATGGGATTATTTAGTTCAAAAACAGGAACAACAGATCAACATTCAACTGCAACTGTTATCGCAACTGGATGCAGCATTACTGGTACAGTCCAATTAG
- a CDS encoding cryptochrome/deoxyribodipyrimidine photo-lyase family protein — translation MAANIAATNIRADSVVNIVWLKRDLRLSDHQPLSESIQSGLTLLYYVFEPLLIADPHYDKRHWRFIWQSIEDINTQLSAFNAQIYVYFGDAVAGLNEIQQRFNITGLFSHEEVGLLSTFERDKAVNKWCKAQNIVWHESASGAVTRGKKNRNNWDKDWRKIMKAELCQPALSCNTLLSKQCLERLPQFILPVSWSTPDDFMLKGGELWAQKMLQSFLNGRGKNYHFDISKPQASRKSCSRLSPYLAWGNISLRQFYQIILMKRPQNGWKRPIDALASRLHWHCHFIQKFESEHQMQWRPVNRAYSNFSYPDLHCGLSVETRLNKWKTAQTGYPLVDACMLCLIKTGYINFRMRAMLVSFLCHHLLLDWRLGVSYLAKLFLDFEPGIHYPQFQMQSGVTGTNIIRVYNPVKQSLEKDKDGLFIRTWLPQLSELPNEIIHTPWQLSPMEQQLYQCQLGETYPLPIVDINETGKIARDLLWGFRKRFDSKKEGQRIVAKHVRATKKPTKARKPKPLEKLI, via the coding sequence ATGGCAGCTAATATCGCGGCAACTAATATCCGGGCAGATAGTGTTGTCAATATTGTTTGGTTAAAGCGTGACCTGCGGCTTAGCGATCATCAGCCGCTGAGCGAATCAATTCAGTCGGGTTTAACTCTATTGTATTACGTTTTTGAGCCTTTATTAATAGCAGATCCTCATTACGACAAACGACATTGGCGTTTTATTTGGCAATCAATTGAAGATATTAACACTCAGCTCAGCGCTTTTAATGCCCAGATTTATGTTTATTTTGGTGATGCGGTTGCCGGCCTTAATGAAATTCAGCAGCGCTTTAACATTACCGGTTTATTTAGCCATGAAGAAGTCGGCTTATTGTCTACTTTTGAGCGCGATAAAGCGGTTAACAAATGGTGTAAAGCACAAAACATTGTTTGGCATGAAAGTGCATCAGGAGCGGTAACTCGCGGTAAAAAAAATAGAAATAATTGGGACAAAGATTGGCGTAAGATAATGAAAGCTGAGTTATGTCAGCCAGCGTTGTCTTGTAACACACTGCTAAGTAAGCAATGTTTAGAGCGGTTACCTCAGTTTATTTTACCTGTGTCGTGGTCAACACCTGACGATTTTATGTTAAAAGGTGGTGAGCTTTGGGCGCAAAAAATGCTGCAGTCATTTTTGAATGGCCGAGGTAAAAACTATCATTTTGACATATCCAAACCGCAGGCAAGTCGTAAAAGTTGTTCACGGTTATCGCCTTATTTAGCTTGGGGCAATATAAGCTTAAGGCAGTTCTATCAAATCATTTTAATGAAAAGACCACAAAACGGTTGGAAACGACCGATAGATGCACTGGCATCTCGGCTGCATTGGCATTGCCATTTTATACAAAAATTTGAAAGCGAACATCAAATGCAGTGGCGTCCGGTAAATCGAGCTTACAGTAATTTTAGCTATCCTGACCTTCACTGTGGTTTGAGTGTTGAAACGCGATTAAATAAATGGAAAACGGCGCAAACAGGCTATCCGCTAGTTGATGCTTGCATGCTTTGTTTAATAAAAACAGGGTATATAAATTTTCGCATGCGCGCGATGTTAGTCAGTTTTTTGTGCCATCATTTACTGCTAGATTGGCGTTTAGGCGTTAGTTATTTAGCGAAATTATTTCTCGATTTTGAGCCAGGAATTCACTATCCACAATTTCAAATGCAGTCAGGGGTAACTGGCACTAATATCATTCGGGTTTATAATCCAGTGAAACAGTCATTGGAAAAAGATAAAGATGGTCTATTTATTAGAACATGGTTGCCACAATTATCAGAGTTGCCAAATGAAATTATTCATACCCCTTGGCAATTATCGCCAATGGAGCAACAGCTTTATCAATGTCAATTAGGTGAGACTTATCCTTTACCTATCGTGGATATCAACGAAACAGGTAAGATTGCCCGCGATTTACTCTGGGGTTTTAGAAAGCGATTTGACAGTAAAAAAGAAGGTCAGCGCATTGTAGCAAAACATGTTCGAGCGACTAAAAAACCGACGAAAGCAAGAAAGCCTAAACCATTAGAAAAGTTAATATGA
- a CDS encoding DASH family cryptochrome, producing the protein MKRTLYWVNKDLRINDNAALNLASKSDRLLCVYVVDKQSFEANNFQSKPLGDIRWQFLQGCLEDFNESLSKLGQAMHIVYGDTLSTLMRLCESYQITDVITTKLPGTYENRLITQLNERLPELTIDQVDQFTLFTKKSLPFELDELPISYSKFRKKMAEVIIPEPVSTVQSLPSMFDTLPAPTRFKPEWLPTVSAIKAKQGFEFEGGEQQGLKHLRQYFSSNSPAEYKQVRNNLDGWKNSSKLSPWLNSGCISVRQVMNNLAEFEQQHGKNSSTECLYLELLWREYYQWVHYKVGAKTYQFKGLAKHRPLTTFYPERFNKWCLGNTPYSLVNAFMHELRQTGYLSNRGRQIVASCLVNELSVDWRYGAAWFEEQLIDYDAAVNWGNWQYIAGVGVDPRGGRHFNIEKQTTLYDPNGDYQAQWIDLSQQSTQANQALDSVDAADWPVLQ; encoded by the coding sequence ATGAAACGTACCTTATACTGGGTGAATAAAGATCTTCGTATCAATGACAACGCCGCGCTTAACTTAGCCAGTAAAAGTGATCGTCTGCTTTGTGTATATGTTGTTGATAAACAGTCCTTTGAAGCAAATAATTTTCAGTCAAAACCTTTAGGCGATATCAGGTGGCAATTTTTACAAGGCTGTTTAGAGGATTTTAATGAGAGCTTATCAAAGCTTGGGCAAGCGATGCATATTGTTTATGGCGATACCTTATCCACCTTAATGCGGCTCTGTGAAAGCTACCAGATTACTGATGTAATCACTACGAAATTACCAGGCACTTATGAAAATAGGCTTATTACTCAGCTTAACGAGCGCCTGCCTGAATTGACCATTGATCAAGTAGACCAATTTACTTTATTTACCAAAAAATCATTGCCTTTTGAGCTTGATGAATTACCAATTAGTTATTCTAAATTTCGAAAAAAAATGGCTGAAGTCATTATTCCCGAGCCAGTGTCAACTGTGCAATCTCTGCCTAGCATGTTTGACACCCTACCGGCGCCAACTCGCTTTAAGCCTGAATGGCTACCCACCGTAAGTGCTATCAAGGCCAAGCAGGGTTTTGAGTTTGAAGGGGGTGAACAACAGGGCTTAAAGCATCTTAGGCAATATTTTTCATCAAATTCCCCCGCAGAGTATAAGCAAGTCAGAAATAATTTAGACGGTTGGAAAAATAGCAGCAAGCTATCGCCGTGGTTAAATTCCGGCTGTATTTCTGTGCGCCAAGTGATGAATAACCTTGCTGAATTTGAACAGCAGCATGGCAAAAATAGTTCAACCGAATGCCTGTATTTAGAATTACTGTGGCGAGAATACTATCAATGGGTACATTATAAAGTTGGCGCTAAAACCTACCAATTTAAAGGTCTTGCTAAACATCGCCCCCTAACAACATTCTATCCTGAACGCTTTAATAAATGGTGTTTAGGCAATACCCCTTATTCCTTGGTTAATGCCTTTATGCATGAGTTAAGACAAACCGGGTATTTAAGTAACCGAGGTCGCCAAATTGTTGCAAGTTGCCTAGTTAATGAACTCAGTGTTGATTGGCGCTATGGTGCTGCCTGGTTTGAAGAGCAGTTAATTGATTATGACGCTGCAGTTAATTGGGGTAATTGGCAATACATCGCTGGCGTAGGTGTTGACCCTAGAGGTGGCAGACATTTCAATATTGAGAAACAAACTACACTTTATGACCCTAATGGTGATTACCAAGCACAATGGATAGATCTAAGTCAGCAAAGCACTCAAGCCAATCAAGCACTAGACTCTGTCGATGCTGCAGATTGGCCGGTGCTGCAGTAA